The Sinorhizobium alkalisoli genomic interval GTGACCGGCGAGCCGATGCTCGCGCACCGTGCCATGGCGCAGGGGGAAATGGTTGCCGAGATCGTCGCCGGGCAGAAGCGAAGCTGGGACAAGCGGTGCATCCCCGCCGTCTGCTTCACCGACCCGGAAATCGTCAGCGCCGGTCTCTCACTGGAGGAGGCACGCGCGGCCGGCATCGAGGTCAGGATCGGCCAATTCCCCTTCCAGGCGAACGGCCGCGCCATGACGACCCTCGCCGAGGACGGATTCGTGCGCGTCGTCGCCCGCGCCGACAACCACCTCGTCCTCGGTATCCACGCCGTCGGCCATGCCGTCTCGGAACTCTCCGCTGCCTTCGCGCTGGCAATCGAGATGGGCGCGCGATTGGAAGACGTCGCCGGCACCATCCATGCCCACCCGACCCAATCGGAGGCCTTCCAGGAGGCGGCCTTCAAAGCCTTGGGGCACGCGCTGCATATTTGAGATGTGGTGCAGGTTGTCCCTCATCCCGATGCCCGTCCTCCGCAGCAACTGCGGAGGGTGGACCGCGACCTTTTCCCCCGCAGGCGGGGAGAAGGGGCGATGCCGCGCCCGCACATTTCCCAATACCGCTTCTTCCAAAGCCCCAGTTGCAGGGTCGAGGCACGACGAGCGCTACTGCACCAACTCCAGCCCGACCGCCGTCGCTTCGCCGCCGCCGATGCAGAGGGAGGCGATGCCGCGCTTCACGCCGTTTTTTCGCATTGCATGGAGAAGCGTCACGACGATGCGCGCACCGGAGGCGCCTATCGGGTGGCCGAGGGCGCAGGCGCCGCCATGGATGTTGACGATGTCGTCGGAGAGACCGAGGTCGCGGATCGCCGCCATGGCGACGACGGCAAAGGCTTCGTTGATTTCGTAGAGCCCGACGCTCCCCTTCTCCCAGCCGAGCTGGTCGAAGAGCTTGTCGATGGCGCCGATCGGCGCCGTGGTGAACCAGGCGGGCTCCTGTGCATGGCCCGCATGGCCAGCGACGATCGCAAGCGGCGTCAGCCCGCGCTTCTCCGCCTCGCTCGCACGCATCAGGATCAGCGCAGCCGCACCATCGGAGATCGAGGAGGAATTGGCCGCCGTGACGCTGCCGCGGTCGCGGAAGGCTGGCTTCAGCTTCGGTATCTTCGCCGGATCGGCCTTCACCGGCTGCTCGTCGCGATCGAGATTGGCGCTCTTGCGCTTGCCGCCATCGACGATCGTCACGATTTCGTCGGCAAAGGATTTGTCTTCCGCCGCCTTCAGCGCCCGCTCGAGCGAGCGGAGTGCGAAAGCGTCCTGGTCTGCCCGCGAGAATTGGTAATGCTGGGCCGTATCCTCGGCGTAGGTGCCCATCAGTCGTCCGGAATAGGCGTCCTCCAGCCCGTCCAAAAACATGTGGTCCTTGATCTCGCCGTGGCCAAGCCGAAAACCGCCGCGGGCCTTCGGCAGGAGATAAGGCGCGTTCGTCATCGACTCCATTCCGCCAACGGCAAGGACCGTGGCGCTGCCGGAGACAAGCGCGTCATTGCCGAGCATCAGGGCCTTCATGCCCGAGCCGCAGACCTTGGAAACGGTTGTCGAGGGTGTCTCCTGTCCGAGGCCGGCGCCGAGTGCCGCCTGCCGGGCAGGATTCTGTCCGACGCCGGCGGGCAGGACATTACCCATCAGCACTTCGTCGACCTTATCGAGGCTGGCGCGATCCAGCGCCGCCTTCAACGCTGCCGACCCGAGCTCCGGCGCTGTCAGATCCTTGAGCCCTCCTTGGAACGCGCCCATCGGCGTGCGCGCCGCCGACACGATAACCACCGGATCGCGATTGCTCATCATATCCTCCCATTTCGCCGAATATCGGTCGGCCTTGGCCCCGGAGTGCGACCGTCGAGGCTGCGGAATGAGCGCCCCTCATCCGCCTGCCGCCACCTTCTCCCCGCAGGCGGGGAGAAGGGACATGTGGCACCGGCTCGTCCCCCAGCAGCACGGATCGTCAGGTGAAAACGAAGCGGAGGGCGCCGACTCGTCCCCTCTCCCCGCACGCAGGGAGAGGCTTAGGGTGAGGGGCAAATACCCGCATCTCATCGTCAACACTCTCGACCGACTATAACCGCCGAATGCAGTAAGGCAACGCCATCCGCGCCCTTGTGGGCCGCCGGCGGGATAGCCGCAGATTAGCCCATCCGTTCCGACGCGTAGGAGCCCGGGCTCGGCGGGAAGACGACGACGCGGTTGCCGTTGATGAGGGTGCGGCGATGAATATGGGCGTGTATGGCGCGGGCCAGCACCTGGCTCTCGACGTCGCGGCCGATCGAGACATAGTCCTCGGCCGACTGCGCATGGGTGATGCGGGCGATGTCCTGCTCGATGATCGGGCCCTCGTCGAGATCGGCGGTGACGTAGTGCGCCGTCGCGCCGATCAGCTTGACGCCGCGCTCATAGGCCTGCTTGTAGGGGTTGGCGCCCTTGAACGACGGCAGGAAGGAGTGATGGATGTTGATGATCCTGCCCGACATTTTCTTGCACAGCGCATCCGACAGCACCTGCATGTAGCGGGCGAGCACGATCAGCTCGGCGCCGGTCTGCTCGACGATCTCCATCAGCTGTGCTTCGGCCCTCGGCTTGTTCTCCTTCGTTACCTTGATGCAGTGGAAGGGGATGTCGTGGTTGGCGATGACCTTCTGGTAATCGAAGTGGTTGGAGACGACGCCGACGATGTCGATCGGCAGCGCGCCGATCTTCCAGCGATAGAGCAGGTCGTTCAGGCAATGGCCGAACCGCGAGACCATCAAGAGCACCTTCATCCGCTCTTCCGAATCGCGGATCTCCATTGTCATGCCGAACCGCTCGACCGCCGGAGCGAAGGCTTCGCGCAGCTCTTCGAGCTTAGCGCCAGCCTGGCTGATGAAAGAGACGCGCAGGAAGAAAAGCCCGGTTTCAAGGTCGTTGAATTGTGAGCTGTCGCTGATGTAACAGCCTTTTTCCGCGAGACCGCCGGTAACGGCGGCAACGATGCCGCGGGTAGATTTGCAGGTGACGGTCAGCACGTAGCTTTTCATCGGTGGTCTCTCATTCTGATGCGGTATCCGGCCCCTCGGGCCGTTCATGCGAAACTACCCTGGCGCTTCGAGACCCGCCGATCCATTCGCGACATCGGCTGGACGGAACGGGCCACGCTCTCTCCGGCTCTCAGAAGTGAGACATTCAGGGCTTTTACCCGGTCGGGATGCGTTTTGGCGAAGGCCTCGATCTCTGCGCAACGGGCATCGATGGCGACGATCCGCCGGCAACCGTAGAAAACGACGTCCTACAGCGCCTATAGCTCGCGGACGAGCGCCAGTAGTCGTAGAGACCGGTCTCCTGGATCCGGGTCGCCTCCCGTCTCGCTATCAGCGCTCGTACTTCTCCACCTTCTGCTCGATGGCGCCGAAGATCGAATGGCCGCTCGCGTCTTTCATCTCGATCCTGACGACGTCGCCGAACTTCAGGAAATGCGTCTTCGGTGCGCCGCTCTCGATCGTTTCGATCATGCGCAGCTCCGCGAGGCAGGAATAACCGACGCCCCCCTCCGACACCGGTCTGCCCGGCCCGCCGTCGAGTTTGTTGGACACGGTCCCCGAGCCGATGATCGTGCCGGACGTGAGCGGGCGGGTGCGGGCCGCATGGGCGATCAGTTGCGGGAAATCGAAGGTCATATCGATGCCGGCATTGGCTCGACCGAAGGGCCTGCCGTTGAGATCGACGCGAAGCGGCAAATGCAGCTTGCCGCCGTCCCACGCCTCGCGCAATTCGTCCGGCGTCACGGCGACCGGCGAGAAGGCGGAAGACGGCTTCGATTGGTAGAAGCCGAATCCCTTGGCGAGCTCGGCCGGAATGAGTCCGCGCAGCGAAACGTCGTTGACGAGCATGACAAGACGGATCGCCTCGCGCGCCTCCTCAACCGTCGCGCCCATCGGCACATCGTCGACGATCACCGCGACCTCGCCCTCCATATCGATGCCCCAGGCCTCATCCGCCATGAGGATCGGGTCGCGCGGCCCGAGGAAGCCGTCGGATCCGCCCTGATAGATCAGCGGATCGTTCCAGAAGCTTGCCGGCATCTCCGCGTTGCGCGCCTTCCTGACCAGTTCGACGTGGTTGACATAGGCGGAGCCGTCGGCCCAGTGGAACGCCCGCGGCAAGGGCGAGGCGGCATCGTGCTCGTGGAAACGCATGGTCGGCTGGGAGCCGGTCTCTATACCGTCGGCGACACGCGCCAGCCGCGGCCCAGCATGCGCCCAGTCGTCGAGGGCCGCCTGCAGCGTGCGGGCGATATGCCCGACTTCCGAGCAACGGGTGAGGTCTTTCGAGACCACGACGAGCCTGCCGTCGCGGGTGGAATCTTTCAGCGTCGCGAGTTTCATGGTGTTTCCCGAGATGTTCTGTTGATCCGCTCCGACCGGCGCGAACCATTGCAGCATGTCATGGTTCGTTGCGGAAAGTCACTTGTTTCCGGGTGTGCCGTCGAATTTTCAGGCAACGGCCGTGGGAAAGTCGCCCGCGGCCGGATGAACCTATCCCCGCACGCGCTCCGGGATCGGCAGCCCCTCGAAGCTCTTCAAAGTCTCGAGCACGATCGAGGTCTTGACGTGCTGGACGCTGTCATGCGGCAAGAGCACATCGTTGACGAAGCGCGACAACCCGGCAAGGTCGGGTGTTACGACGCGCAGGTGATAATCCATCTCGCCAGTCAGCGCATAGGCCTCCAGCACCTCCGGCAGCCCGGAAATCAGCTTGGCGAACCGCTTGGCATTGTCGCGATTGTGGGTGGCGAGCGTCACCGAGATCACCACCATCAGGTCGAGCCCCAGCTTCTGCCGGTCGATCTGCGCCTGATAGCCGGTGATATAGCCTTCCGCCTCCAGCCGCGAGCGCCGCCGCGAACATTGCGACGGTGATAGCGCGATCCGCTCGGACAACTCGTTATTGGTCAGATGCCCGTCCCGCTGCAACGCGCTAAGTATCTTGAGATCAAAGCCGTCGAGTTGCTCCATTGCATGCGTCCTCATGCCCATGCACGCACAATTCGTGCACAGTTTCGCCAAAACCCTGCAAGAATACAAGCATCATGCATCGCATCTGCGGCATACTCCGGCAAAAGTTCTCGAGGATTGAGAGGAGACTTTCGATGGGCCCGTTTCCGCATGACGCCCCGCCCGCAACGATCTCGGCGGACAACCCCGCCGGAACGGACGGCTTCGAGTTCGTCGAATTCGCCCATCCGGAGCCGGAAAAACTCGTGGAGCTTTTCGCGCGCATGGGCTACACCCCCGTCGCACGGCACCGGGCGAAGAACATCACCGTGTGGCGGCAGGGCGACATCAATTACATCCTGAATGCCGAGCCCGGTTCGCATGCGATGCGCTTCGTCGACAAGCACGGCCCCTGTGCACCGTCCATGGCGTGGCGCGTCGTCGACGCCAAGCAGGCTTTCGAACATGCGGTGTCGAACGGTGCCGAAGCCTATGAGGGCAGCGACAAGACCCTCGATGTCCCGGCAATCGTCGGCATCGGCGGCTCACTTCTCTATTTCATCGACAGCTATGGCGCGAAAGGCTCGGCCTATGATGCCGAGTTCGAATGGGTCGGTGAACGCGATCCGAGGCCGGAGGGCGTCGGCTTCTACTATCTCGACCACCTGACCCATAACGTCTATCGCGGCAACATGGACAAGTGGTGGGCCTTCTACCGAGAGCTCTTCAACTTCAAGCAGATCCACTTCTTCGACATCGACGGCCGCATTACCGGCTTGCTCAGTCGGGCGATCACTTCACCTTGTGGCAAGATCCGCATTCCGCTGAACGAGTCGAAGGACGAAACCAGCCAGATCGAGGAATACTTGAAGAAATACAAAGGCGAAGGCATCCAGCACATCGCCGTCGGTACCGAGGCGATCTACGACGCAACGGACAAGCTCGCGGCAAACGGCCTCAAATTCATGCCCGGGCCGCCGGACACCTACTATGAGATGTCGCACGAGCGTGTGCACGGCCATGAGGAACCGATCGAGCGGATGAAGAAGCACGGTATCCTGATCGATGGCGAGGGCGTGATCGACGGCGGCATGACGAAGATCCTGCTGCAGATCTTCTCGCGCACGGTCATCGGCCCGATCTTCTTCGAATTTATCCAGCGTAAAGGCGACGAGGGTTTTGGCGAGGGAAACTTCCGGGCGTTGTTTGAATCGATCGAAGCCGATCAGATCCGCCGCGGCGCCCTGCAGCGGCGTGCGTAGACGCGCTACAACCCGCGCGTCATTTCAGGAGCACAAAGATCGGCGTAACTCTTTGAATTTGCTGCATGCCACTCGCTCAATTGCAAAGACGCCGCGTGTCCGACCAGATGCGCGGCGTCCATGCAGCCATCGAGACCGTCAGTTGCGCCAGCGGGGCGGGCCCGCATCGCCGTCATGCCTGAAGTAGCGGGACGCCGCTTCTGTCCGGTTTCGCACGTTCATCTTCTTGTAGATGTTACGGACATGAACCTTGACGGTGTTCTCCGACAGGCCGAGTCGGTCGGCAATGATCTTGTTCTGCGTGCCCATGCAGATCAGATCGAGGATCTGGACCTCCCGGCTTGTCAGCAGACCTCTGCCGACATCGCTCCTCTGTGCCGGGGGCATGGCCTCGGCGCATGCCTCGCGCTGGGCAGGCGTGGCACTGCCTGTCTCCGACCGCGGCGCCAGCCGACGCAGCAGGGCGGCCGGAAAATGCTCGCCGCCCTTCATCAGCAAATCGATGGCGGTCAGGCAGACGTCCAGATGGAGGTTCAAGGGCAGGACGCCATGGATCAGCCCCTCGTCGACAAAGCCGGCGATCGATGAATCGACCTCGTCCGCATTCTCGACGACGAGCCCGATCGAGGCCCGCGGATGGAACTCGTGGATCGTCCTGATGACCGATGGAAACGTGCTCGCCGGTAGGCGGTAGAGCATAATCAGCGCCACATCGTCGAGATTGCCATCGAGCAGGCTGTCGGCCTCCGAAAGGCTCACAACTTCATTCCCCTGGAACCGGGTGCTGATCGCCTGCGTCAGACATTCGGCGAGCAGATCCGCCCTGGCGAGCATTACGATCTTCGCTTTCTTCGCTAAAACCCTGTTGTTGTCCTCAAATTCGCTCAAACTGGAGCCGGTACGATACATTATCCCCTCCTTGGGCATTCCCCCTATCTTCTTAAGGGTATTGGAGCGCCCTGTCTGAAAATGTTTTCGATCAAAAATGCGAAGTCACTAACCACGAAAAAACTTCATGATGGCTAATGTATCGTAAATATGGGGGATAAGAAACAGCCCAAAAGGGTTAGATTCGGCCCCATTCCCGTCCAAATAGTCCCGATTTGCACCAATTCTGGGTGAGTCGAGCTGATGTCAAGTCTGCGCGGCCGTGGGCGTGTCCGTCCTTTTCGCGCCAAGCGGGGACCCGGGCATTCTAGAGGGTATGTCAGGTTGCGCTTATCGCAACCCTGTACCTCGGAATGAGGAGCACAGGCCGCCGTCTCCCCTTCGACCTGAACCACTTTATACTCCAAAGGGGCTAGCGGCGGCGCATCACGGCCTCGGCAGGCATGTATGCTTCCGGTCTTCCGGCGGGCGGATGTCGAGACCCGACGACCCATCATCGAAAAATCCCGCTTAGGTTGAGACTCGACAGGTAATTCCATCTTACGGGCATGCAGCCTCGGATTCACAATGTTAACATCGCCTTAATGGCCGGACAGTCCGAAGGGGTAAGGACGACTCGCTTCGCTGGACAAGACGACCGCTTCCTCGGAAGCAATATCCGGCTGTGCTGCCCCCATCCCGGATGCCCTCATCCGCCAAGTGACGGCTGGGACTAACCATAATTGGTATCTTCCACTTCTCCCCATTCCGGATCACACTGTACCGGTCGCATGGAGTTGTATGCGTCTCCGGACAAGGTTCAGCGTAGGTTTGGAAACTATTTATATTGCGTTCGTATGACAAAGTGTATGACTATCAATTATCAACACCTAATGCATTAGCGGAATATCCCTAACCGTGAAATTTATATTGAACAAAATACAGAGAGTATCGAAACACCCGCAGATGAATATCGATAGTTCATCTGAGTGAGAGCCAGCGCCAAAAAAACCTATGAAGATGAAGGGGTTTCGGTGCTGGCTCCTTCCTCCGTTTCTCCACAGTGTAAGAAAAGCCTCTCCTCAACGGGGAAATGAATATCGCTCGACGATAGCCCAGATTTCCTTGTTGATCCTCATGATCTGCTCGATCGCCTCGTTGATCCTGGCGATCTCCGAATCGTCAATCTGTTCGATCTTGCCGTATTTGATCGTGTCCTTGCTGTCGAAAATGCTCATCAGCTGAGTGCTCGCCTGGTCTCCGGTTTCGTCGAAGGAATAGATGCAGTGGCTGTACTTGTTCCTGAGTTTGCCCTGCCGGCCAAGCTGCTGTGTCACTGCGAGAATCTCCTGCCGCCGAGCAAGCGGCGTCTTTTCCAATTTGGCGAGCCGTTCGACGAGCTCGAGACGGGCGCGCGTCGTATTCAGCGTCAAAAAGATGACGATGGCGGTTTCCTTGTCCACCTTCGCAAGGCCCGCAATCAGGTAGATGAGCAGACTTTCCGTGTTGGTCCACGTGTAGTTCAGCTGTCCGATTAAAAGGAGTATCTCGTGGAATTTCTTCATGAGCAGCATCCCTTTACAGCCACAATAGCGCATTCCGGTCTTCGGATAAATTTACAGCGAACGAAACGCATCGGCCGCAGAATACCTCC includes:
- a CDS encoding acetyl-CoA C-acyltransferase; protein product: MSNRDPVVIVSAARTPMGAFQGGLKDLTAPELGSAALKAALDRASLDKVDEVLMGNVLPAGVGQNPARQAALGAGLGQETPSTTVSKVCGSGMKALMLGNDALVSGSATVLAVGGMESMTNAPYLLPKARGGFRLGHGEIKDHMFLDGLEDAYSGRLMGTYAEDTAQHYQFSRADQDAFALRSLERALKAAEDKSFADEIVTIVDGGKRKSANLDRDEQPVKADPAKIPKLKPAFRDRGSVTAANSSSISDGAAALILMRASEAEKRGLTPLAIVAGHAGHAQEPAWFTTAPIGAIDKLFDQLGWEKGSVGLYEINEAFAVVAMAAIRDLGLSDDIVNIHGGACALGHPIGASGARIVVTLLHAMRKNGVKRGIASLCIGGGEATAVGLELVQ
- the purU gene encoding formyltetrahydrofolate deformylase; this encodes MKSYVLTVTCKSTRGIVAAVTGGLAEKGCYISDSSQFNDLETGLFFLRVSFISQAGAKLEELREAFAPAVERFGMTMEIRDSEERMKVLLMVSRFGHCLNDLLYRWKIGALPIDIVGVVSNHFDYQKVIANHDIPFHCIKVTKENKPRAEAQLMEIVEQTGAELIVLARYMQVLSDALCKKMSGRIINIHHSFLPSFKGANPYKQAYERGVKLIGATAHYVTADLDEGPIIEQDIARITHAQSAEDYVSIGRDVESQVLARAIHAHIHRRTLINGNRVVVFPPSPGSYASERMG
- a CDS encoding fumarylacetoacetate hydrolase family protein → MKLATLKDSTRDGRLVVVSKDLTRCSEVGHIARTLQAALDDWAHAGPRLARVADGIETGSQPTMRFHEHDAASPLPRAFHWADGSAYVNHVELVRKARNAEMPASFWNDPLIYQGGSDGFLGPRDPILMADEAWGIDMEGEVAVIVDDVPMGATVEEAREAIRLVMLVNDVSLRGLIPAELAKGFGFYQSKPSSAFSPVAVTPDELREAWDGGKLHLPLRVDLNGRPFGRANAGIDMTFDFPQLIAHAARTRPLTSGTIIGSGTVSNKLDGGPGRPVSEGGVGYSCLAELRMIETIESGAPKTHFLKFGDVVRIEMKDASGHSIFGAIEQKVEKYER
- a CDS encoding Lrp/AsnC family transcriptional regulator, whose protein sequence is MEQLDGFDLKILSALQRDGHLTNNELSERIALSPSQCSRRRSRLEAEGYITGYQAQIDRQKLGLDLMVVISVTLATHNRDNAKRFAKLISGLPEVLEAYALTGEMDYHLRVVTPDLAGLSRFVNDVLLPHDSVQHVKTSIVLETLKSFEGLPIPERVRG
- the hppD gene encoding 4-hydroxyphenylpyruvate dioxygenase; this encodes MGPFPHDAPPATISADNPAGTDGFEFVEFAHPEPEKLVELFARMGYTPVARHRAKNITVWRQGDINYILNAEPGSHAMRFVDKHGPCAPSMAWRVVDAKQAFEHAVSNGAEAYEGSDKTLDVPAIVGIGGSLLYFIDSYGAKGSAYDAEFEWVGERDPRPEGVGFYYLDHLTHNVYRGNMDKWWAFYRELFNFKQIHFFDIDGRITGLLSRAITSPCGKIRIPLNESKDETSQIEEYLKKYKGEGIQHIAVGTEAIYDATDKLAANGLKFMPGPPDTYYEMSHERVHGHEEPIERMKKHGILIDGEGVIDGGMTKILLQIFSRTVIGPIFFEFIQRKGDEGFGEGNFRALFESIEADQIRRGALQRRA
- a CDS encoding helix-turn-helix transcriptional regulator, with translation MYRTGSSLSEFEDNNRVLAKKAKIVMLARADLLAECLTQAISTRFQGNEVVSLSEADSLLDGNLDDVALIMLYRLPASTFPSVIRTIHEFHPRASIGLVVENADEVDSSIAGFVDEGLIHGVLPLNLHLDVCLTAIDLLMKGGEHFPAALLRRLAPRSETGSATPAQREACAEAMPPAQRSDVGRGLLTSREVQILDLICMGTQNKIIADRLGLSENTVKVHVRNIYKKMNVRNRTEAASRYFRHDGDAGPPRWRN